CTACACGCACCCCGAGATCGAGTTCTACCTGCTGAAGTCGTCGCAGTACGGGCCCGACGGCCCCGAGCCGGTCGACAAGGCGGGCTACTTCGACAACGTTCCGGGTGGCACGGCGCACGACTTCCGTCGCCGGTCGGTGCGGATGCTCGAAGACCTCGGCATCTCGGTGGAGTTCAGCCACCACGAGGCGGGCCCCGGCCAGAACGAGATCGACCTCCGTTACGCCGACGCTCTGACGACGGCCGACAACATCATGACCTTCCGCACCGTCGTCAAGGAGGTCGCGATCGAGCAGGGCGTCTACGCCACGTTCATGCCGAAACCGCTCTCCGGGCATCCGGGTTCGGGGATGCACACCCACATGTCCCTCTTCGAGGGCGACTCGAACGCCTTCTTCGAGGCCGGCGCCGAGTACCAGCTGTCGAAGATCGGCCGCCAGTTCATCGCCGGCCTCCTGAAGCATGCCCCCGAGATCACGGCCGTCACGAACCAGTTCGTGAACTCCTACAAGCGGCTCTGGGGCGGCGACGAGGCGCCGAGCTTCGTCTGCTGGGGCCACAACAACCGCTCCGCACTTGTTCGGGTTCCGCTCTACAAGCCGAACAAGGGGCAGTCGTCGCGGGTCGAGTACCGTGCGATCGACTCCGCTGCGAACCCGTATCTCGCGTATTCGCTGCTTCTCGCCGCGGGCCTCAAGGGCATCGAGGAGGGCTATGAGCTCCCGGCCGAGGCCGAGGACAACGTCTGGAGCCTCAGCGACACCGAACGCCGCGCCCTGGGCTACAACGCCCTGCCGGCGAGCCTCGACCAGGCGATCGGCGAGATGGAGAAATCCGAGCTCGTCGCCGAGACCCTCGGTGAGCACGTCTTCAACTACGTGCTGCTGAACAAGCGCCAGGAGTGGGCGGCGTACCGCGACCAGGTCACGCCGTTCGAGTTGAAGAGCAACCTGGAGATGCTCTAAGAGCCCACCGATGGCACGCATCTCCGGGCCGCTGAGCCTCACTGAACTGGCCAGGGTCGGCTTCTCCGAGTTGGGGGAGGCGACAGAGCGGCTCGAACTCGCCAGTGAACTGGGTTCGGTTGGCCTCGAGGATCTGCTCGCCTCGTTCCGGCTGACCGCCGACCCCGACCAGGCTCTCTCCTTCCTCGTGCGGCTGCTACGCCTGCCGGCCACCCCGTCCGTCTCGCTGCTGGCCGAGGAGCCCACCCGCACGCGCCTGCTGCGGGTGTTCGGCGCCTCCGCCGGGTTCGGCGACTTCTTCCTGAGGCACCCCGAGGAGCTCGGCTGCCTCAGCTCCCGAATCGACCGCCTGCCGACGGCCGCAGAGCTGCAGGATGACCTCCTGAACTCGGTGGCGTCGGTGGACGGATTCGCGACCATCGGCGGTGGCAGTGCTGGTGCGGCCGGTGCCGGTTCCGGTGCCCTCGACGGCGACTGGACCCTGCTCCGCGTGCGGTACCGACGCGTGCTGGCGCAGATCACGGCGTACGACCTCGAACAGTCCGACCCCGTCGGCGGGGTGGACGGTATCGCTCGCACCCTCGCCGATCTGGCGGCGGCCGCGCTCGACGCCTCGCTGGCGTGCGCGCGCAGCCGCGCATCCACTCCCGGACGGAGCCGCTGGTCGTTCGGGCGCGACGAGGTCGCCGCAACCTGCCTCGCCATCATCGGCATGGGCAAGTCGGGTGCTCATGAACTGAACTACGTGAGCGATGTCGATGTGATCTTCGTGGGGGAGGGCGACGATGAAGCGGGCCTCGAGACCGGACGAGCGATCGACATCGCGACCGCCCTCGCCATGCTGACCATGCACGGCATCATGGAACCCACGATGGAGCCGAGCCTCTGGGAGGTCGACCCGAACCTCCGCCCCGAGGGCATGGCGGGAGCCCTGGTGCGTTCGCTCGCCTCCCATCTCGCCTACTACGAGCGGTGGGCGAAGAGCTGGGAGTTCCAGGCGCTGCTGAAGGCGCGGCCGCTCGCCGGCGACATGTCGCTCGGCCAGCGCTATGCGGACGCGGTCGGGCCGATGGTCTGGACGAGTGCGTCCCGCGACGGCTTCGTCGAGTCGGTGCAGAAGATGCGCCAGCGGGTCACCGACCACATTCCCGCCGACGAGGTCGACTGGCAGCTGAAACTCGGGCCGGGCGGGCTCCGCGACATCGAGTTCACCGTGCAGCTGCTGCAACTCGTGCACGGACAGAACGACCCTCTCGTCCGCCACGCGGGGACACTGCCGGCTCTGGCGGCGCTGGCCGACCAGGGTTACATCGGGCGTGTCGAGGGGCAGGAGTTCTCGCACGACTACCGGGTGCTCCGGCTGATGGAACACCGCCTGCAACTGCGGAACCTCCGGCGCACCCACCTGGTTCCGCGCGACGAGTTCGCCCAGCGTGTGCTCGCCCGTGCCACCGAGCTCGCCCCGAGCGCCCCCGCGCTGCTGGAGGTCTGGAATGCGATCAAACTCCGGGTGCGCACGCTCCACGAACGACTGTTCTACCGCCCCCTGCTGGCTGCGGTGGCCGCGCTCAGTCCCGACGAGATCAGCATCACCAGCGAGCAGGCGGTGGCACGCCTCGCGGCGATCGGCTTCCGCGACCCGAAAGGCGCGCTCGGCCACATCCGGGCGATGACTGCAGGCGTCTCCCGGCGGGCCGCGATCCAGAGGCACCTGCTGCCCGTGATGCTGCAGTGGTTCGCGAACGGCGCCGACCCCGACTACGGGCTGCTCGCCTTCCGCCGGCTGAGCGACACCCTGGGGGAGACCTACTGGTTCCTCCGGATGCTCCGCGACTCGTCGGGCGCCGCTTCCCGCCTCACCCAGGTGCTCTCCGGATCCCGCTTCGCCGCCGAGTTGCTCGAACGCATCCCCGAATCCGCCGCCTGGCTCGAGAACGACCACGAGCTGCGCCCCCGCCCGTTCGATGTCCTGAGAGCTGAGACCGCGGCCACGATCGCCCGGCACGACACCCCCGATGCCGTGGCCGCAGCGCTCCGTACCGCCCGTCGCCGGGAGGTGCTGCGCCTCGCGTGCGCCGCCATCCTCGGGCTGGTGACCGTGCAGGAGCTCGCCAAGGGCCTCACCGACGTGACGACCGTGTTCCTGCAGGGCACGCTCGACGCGATCCGTGGATCGGCGGCCCTCGCCCGCGGTGACGGAATCGAGTTCGCGGTCATCGGCATGGGCCGGTACGGCGGACGTGAGATCGGTTTCGGCTCCGACACCGACGTGCTCTACGTCTACCGTGCCGTCTCGGTCGACGGCGAGACGGCCCAGTCGGTCGCCCGCTTCATCGTGAACGAACTGGTGCGGCTCACCGAAGACCACCGGCTGCCGCTCGAACTCGACAACGACCTCCGACCCGAGGGCAAGAACGGCATCGTCGTGCGCTCGCTCGACAGCTACCGCGCCTACTATGAGCGCTGGTCGTTGACCTGGGAGGCCCAGGCTCTGCTCCGTGCGCGCGGAGTGGCGGGCGACGTGTCACTGATGCGCGATTTCGAGGCTGTAGCGAACACCGTGCGGTATCCGACATCCATCGAGGAGAAGGCTGTGCGCGAGGTGAAGCGCATCAAGGCCCGCGTCGAGAAGGAACGGCTGCCGCAGGGCGCCGACCCGGCCAGGCACCTGAAACTCGGTCGGGGGTCGCTGAGCGATGTCGAGTGGTACGTGCAACTGCTCCAGCTCGAGCACGGGGCAGAGCATCCGTCGTTCCGGACGACGTCGACCCTGGATGCCCTCGAGGCCGAGGTGCAGGCGGGCTACGTCGACGAGGCGGATGCCGCGCGGCTCCGCGAGGCCTGGATCTTCGCGTCGCGGGCCCGCTCCGCGATGACCCTCTGGACGAACCGCACGGCCGATGTGCTGCCCTCCGACCGGCAACAGCTGGAGGGCGTCGCCCGGCTGCTCGAGTACCCGCCCGGCTCGGCCACCGCGCTCGAAGAGGACTATCTCGCCGTCACCCGGCGTGCCCGCGCGATCTTCGAACGGGACTTCTACGGCGCGTTGTAGGGTGATTGACGCTCATGTTTCTCGGAAGGAATCTCGATGACCGACCCCGGCTCCACTCCTCTCAGGAAGTCCGTGCTGAGCGGCCTGTCCGGCAACGAGATGTACTGCGTCGACCTGCTCGGCTACCATCCCGGCAACCTGCTGGTGGGCAAC
Above is a genomic segment from Subtercola boreus containing:
- a CDS encoding glutamine synthetase family protein, producing MDKQRDFVLRTIEERGVKFVRLWFTDVVGTLKSVAIAPAEVEGAFAEGLGFDGSAIEGLTRSFEADVLAHPDPTTFQILPWRGEVDPTARMFCDITTPDGQPAVADPRNVLKRTLAKAGDRGFSFYTHPEIEFYLLKSSQYGPDGPEPVDKAGYFDNVPGGTAHDFRRRSVRMLEDLGISVEFSHHEAGPGQNEIDLRYADALTTADNIMTFRTVVKEVAIEQGVYATFMPKPLSGHPGSGMHTHMSLFEGDSNAFFEAGAEYQLSKIGRQFIAGLLKHAPEITAVTNQFVNSYKRLWGGDEAPSFVCWGHNNRSALVRVPLYKPNKGQSSRVEYRAIDSAANPYLAYSLLLAAGLKGIEEGYELPAEAEDNVWSLSDTERRALGYNALPASLDQAIGEMEKSELVAETLGEHVFNYVLLNKRQEWAAYRDQVTPFELKSNLEML
- a CDS encoding bifunctional [glutamine synthetase] adenylyltransferase/[glutamine synthetase]-adenylyl-L-tyrosine phosphorylase translates to MARISGPLSLTELARVGFSELGEATERLELASELGSVGLEDLLASFRLTADPDQALSFLVRLLRLPATPSVSLLAEEPTRTRLLRVFGASAGFGDFFLRHPEELGCLSSRIDRLPTAAELQDDLLNSVASVDGFATIGGGSAGAAGAGSGALDGDWTLLRVRYRRVLAQITAYDLEQSDPVGGVDGIARTLADLAAAALDASLACARSRASTPGRSRWSFGRDEVAATCLAIIGMGKSGAHELNYVSDVDVIFVGEGDDEAGLETGRAIDIATALAMLTMHGIMEPTMEPSLWEVDPNLRPEGMAGALVRSLASHLAYYERWAKSWEFQALLKARPLAGDMSLGQRYADAVGPMVWTSASRDGFVESVQKMRQRVTDHIPADEVDWQLKLGPGGLRDIEFTVQLLQLVHGQNDPLVRHAGTLPALAALADQGYIGRVEGQEFSHDYRVLRLMEHRLQLRNLRRTHLVPRDEFAQRVLARATELAPSAPALLEVWNAIKLRVRTLHERLFYRPLLAAVAALSPDEISITSEQAVARLAAIGFRDPKGALGHIRAMTAGVSRRAAIQRHLLPVMLQWFANGADPDYGLLAFRRLSDTLGETYWFLRMLRDSSGAASRLTQVLSGSRFAAELLERIPESAAWLENDHELRPRPFDVLRAETAATIARHDTPDAVAAALRTARRREVLRLACAAILGLVTVQELAKGLTDVTTVFLQGTLDAIRGSAALARGDGIEFAVIGMGRYGGREIGFGSDTDVLYVYRAVSVDGETAQSVARFIVNELVRLTEDHRLPLELDNDLRPEGKNGIVVRSLDSYRAYYERWSLTWEAQALLRARGVAGDVSLMRDFEAVANTVRYPTSIEEKAVREVKRIKARVEKERLPQGADPARHLKLGRGSLSDVEWYVQLLQLEHGAEHPSFRTTSTLDALEAEVQAGYVDEADAARLREAWIFASRARSAMTLWTNRTADVLPSDRQQLEGVARLLEYPPGSATALEEDYLAVTRRARAIFERDFYGAL